One Candidatus Nitrososphaera evergladensis SR1 genomic window, TAACCCCCGAGTTGTTCGGGAGGATGCTTGCGCCAAAGTAGAGGTCCTTTGAATAGCCGGCCAGGCCCGAGTTTATCTTGTCATGCAGTTCAGCAACATATTTCGAGGGCGCAAGCACGTACGTGCTTCCCACGGTATCATAGTTATCCAGCACTCCAAAAGCCTTCATGCTCCGCTTTTTTGGCTCCATGATGGCAACGTCTACAAACCTCATGTCGCCGTCCTGGTTTGTGGCCTGGGTCTTCATGTAGCAGATGTCGTAGGCAAACGACTCGCCCCTTGCAACCCTGCCGGGCGTCATTATCTCCGAGTACAGCATTGTAGCGCTGTCGTGGACGCGCAGGTTGGCAACCTGGTAGAAACGCGAATCAACATACGGTATTATCTGGTCTGGAATGTACTCAAAATAGCACCCTTCCCCAACGTCGACGTTCACTATCTGCGTTGCAAAGTTCTTTTCCATCCTGTAGATCCGCGTGGCTCCCTGCGTGGTAATGTGCGCAAGTGCGTTGTTGCGAAGCGTGATGTCCATTCTGTACCTGTCGCCCTGCAGGATGCCGCCAGACGGCGATATGATGTAAAGGTACGCCATTGACGGCAGCGCCTCTTCGAGGTACAGGGCGCGCCCCGTGTAGAGCGGAACCCGGGAGTACTGCTCTTTCACGGAGGTCTTGCCGTTATGCTCGTCCTTTTCCAGCCTCAAGATCAGGCCGCCGAGCTTGCCGGGGTTTCCCACGCCAAGCTGGTCCAGCTTTGATCCGTACGCCTGCACTTCAGGCGGTATCGCGTCTGGGATAT contains:
- a CDS encoding urease accessory protein UreD, with protein sequence MMAKTTVNDLAYYIPDAIPPEVQAYGSKLDQLGVGNPGKLGGLILRLEKDEHNGKTSVKEQYSRVPLYTGRALYLEEALPSMAYLYIISPSGGILQGDRYRMDITLRNNALAHITTQGATRIYRMEKNFATQIVNVDVGEGCYFEYIPDQIIPYVDSRFYQVANLRVHDSATMLYSEIMTPGRVARGESFAYDICYMKTQATNQDGDMRFVDVAIMEPKKRSMKAFGVLDNYDTVGSTYVLAPSKYVAELHDKINSGLAGYSKDLYFGASILPNNSGVIVRMLGDTASLLRNAVFEVVRAARKTILHAPFSGIRKA